From the genome of Vigna angularis cultivar LongXiaoDou No.4 chromosome 11, ASM1680809v1, whole genome shotgun sequence, one region includes:
- the LOC108332655 gene encoding uncharacterized protein LOC108332655, translating to MAFRTGNDAIWCRAFSLSLEGEALEWFNSLPPNSIENFAGLQRLFNQQFASSSTQDLTVFELVTLKQGNEETLRTFMDHYQKIVQRVKGLSPELSLHYILLALRPGPFKDNVCWWAPKTMEELQERARRMMPPIAFSDEDFHTPDPDQDDLMVITAEIARYDVSKVLVDQGSSVNILYWKTF from the exons ATGGCGTTCCGGACAGGCAACGACGCCATTTGGTGCCGAGCGTTCTCATTATCATTGGAGGGGGAGGCGCTCGAGTGGTTTAACTCCCTCCCTCCCAATTCCATCGAGAATTTCGCTGGACTGCAGCGTTTGTTCAATCAACAATTCGCCAGCAGCAGTACTCAAGACTTGACCGTCTTCGAGTTGGTCACTCTGAAACAGGGAAATGAAGAAACTTTAAGAACATTCATGGATCACTACCAAAAAATCGTCCAACGAGTGAAGGGCTTGAGCCCGGAACTCTCCTTACATTACATCCTTCTCGCCCTCAGGCCCGGACCGTTTAAGGACAATGTCTGCTGGTGGGCGCCCAAGACCATGGAAGAACTACAGGAGAGG GCACGGAGGATGATGCCCCCCATCGCGTTTTCGGATGAAGACTTTCACACCCCTGATCCTGATCAGGATGACCTGATGGTAATAACGGCTGAGATTGCCCGGTACGATGTGAGCAAGGTACTAGTGGACCAGGGGAGCTCAGTAAACATCCTCTACTGGAAGACTTTCTAG